One genomic region from Deltaproteobacteria bacterium encodes:
- a CDS encoding N-6 DNA methylase, translating to MAQLEHIEAIENRLWSAADTLRANSNYASNEYFLPVMGLIFLRHAYSRYLAVRDDIVANLPTRGGKTRPLRKEDFSQKSAIFLQPEAQFDTLVALPDGVDRARAIISAMESIEADYESLRDVLPKSEYQELDNAVLGQLLRTLNPEELKHVSGDVFGRIYEYFLTQFADQKAHDAGEFFTPVSLVSLIANVIEPVHGIVLDPACGSGGMFVQSARVVERRHEIPARKLIFYGLEKNATTIRLAKMNLAVHGLEGKIQRAITYYEDPHELLRKADFVMANPPFNVDEIDADKVTSDPRLPFGLPGVNKKEKVSNGNYVWISYFYSYLNKQGRAGFVMSSQASSAGRDEAKVRQKLVETGDVDVMIAIRSNFFYTRTVPCELWFVDRDKPEALRDKVLMIDARNVYRKVTRKIYDFSPEQEQNLLAIVRLYRGETGRYLDLVAGYCQRMLAEGAACFTMKDDNGETVKPLPDFNGALATLRGSIEPFLKTLTKDSPALEALKELDDAILLFKADAESFRKSVSKQQAAWQQQKTTNGELKKAVNRLASLAETSRNLVKQTVLLYKLAGRLIETCENECGAREH from the coding sequence ATGGCCCAGCTTGAACACATTGAAGCCATTGAAAACCGGCTCTGGAGCGCTGCTGACACCTTGCGGGCCAACTCCAATTACGCCAGCAACGAATATTTTCTGCCCGTAATGGGCTTGATCTTTCTGCGCCACGCCTACAGCCGCTATCTTGCCGTTAGGGACGATATCGTGGCCAACTTGCCCACGCGCGGCGGCAAAACCCGGCCGCTGCGCAAAGAAGATTTTTCTCAAAAAAGTGCCATCTTCCTGCAGCCCGAGGCCCAGTTTGATACGCTTGTGGCCCTGCCCGACGGCGTGGACCGCGCCCGGGCCATCATCAGCGCCATGGAGTCCATTGAAGCCGACTACGAAAGCCTGCGCGATGTCCTGCCCAAAAGCGAGTACCAGGAACTGGACAACGCGGTGCTTGGCCAGCTTCTGCGCACGCTCAATCCCGAGGAGCTCAAACATGTTTCCGGGGATGTCTTCGGCCGCATCTACGAGTATTTCCTCACCCAGTTCGCCGATCAGAAGGCTCATGACGCCGGCGAGTTCTTTACCCCGGTCTCGCTGGTTTCCCTCATCGCCAACGTCATCGAACCTGTTCACGGCATCGTGCTGGATCCGGCCTGCGGCTCGGGCGGCATGTTCGTGCAGAGCGCCCGGGTGGTGGAACGGCGACACGAAATCCCCGCCAGGAAACTTATCTTCTACGGCCTGGAAAAGAACGCCACCACCATCCGCCTGGCCAAGATGAACCTGGCGGTGCATGGCCTGGAAGGCAAGATCCAGAGAGCCATCACCTATTATGAAGACCCCCACGAGCTGCTGCGCAAGGCTGATTTTGTCATGGCCAATCCCCCGTTCAACGTGGATGAAATCGATGCCGACAAGGTGACGAGCGATCCTCGCCTGCCCTTCGGCCTGCCCGGGGTCAATAAAAAAGAAAAGGTCTCCAACGGCAACTACGTCTGGATCAGCTATTTTTACAGCTATCTGAACAAACAGGGCCGGGCCGGGTTTGTCATGTCCTCCCAGGCCTCCAGCGCCGGACGTGACGAAGCCAAGGTGCGTCAGAAGCTGGTGGAAACCGGTGACGTGGATGTCATGATTGCCATCCGCTCCAACTTTTTCTATACCCGCACCGTGCCCTGCGAACTCTGGTTTGTTGATCGGGATAAGCCGGAAGCGCTCCGCGACAAGGTGCTGATGATCGACGCGCGAAACGTTTACCGCAAGGTGACACGCAAGATCTACGATTTTTCTCCCGAGCAGGAGCAGAACCTCCTGGCCATCGTCCGGCTCTACCGGGGCGAGACCGGGCGCTACCTCGACCTGGTGGCGGGCTACTGTCAGCGCATGCTGGCCGAGGGCGCGGCTTGTTTCACGATGAAAGACGACAACGGCGAAACGGTCAAACCGCTGCCCGATTTCAATGGCGCGCTGGCCACGCTGCGCGGAAGTATCGAACCCTTCCTCAAGACACTGACCAAGGACTCGCCCGCCCTTGAGGCGCTCAAAGAACTGGATGATGCCATCCTGCTGTTCAAGGCGGATGCGGAGTCTTTCCGTAAAAGTGTCAGCAAGCAGCAGGCGGCATGGCAGCAACAGAAAACCACCAACGGTGAATTGAAAAAGGCGGTGAACCGTCTCGCGTCGCTGGCTGAAACCAGCCGCAACCTGGTCAAGCAGACCGTCCTGCTCTACAAGCTCGCCGGCCGCCTGATCGAAACCTGTGAAAACGAATGTGGCGCCCGTGAACATG
- a CDS encoding amidohydrolase family protein, protein MSSKSEPVNQGRRNFVKTSLAGAAIVGSALAGNGLSGVQSAHASNKRTFITNGKLIAPDGIIDGVSIAVENQKIAFLTTEKIGPNAGEIIDAKGNYVMPGIIDVHTHVGAFRPFEDDLKSESAAAAAGGVTTFYHYILEGLGSPTGSMASRIDYYIDAVKSLSTVDIGFHGTCMTETHLKDIKTCADRGLKNHKFFMAYKGDEMKRVGIVGIDLPYLYRGMECIRDIGGMTMVHAENYELMKLFGKRYSKNTFFDFNKGRPPITEAVDADTACRMSKEVGVPLYIVHVGCGKVLDIAKRFRDQGHEVYLETGPRYLTIDQEGKMCKRPWLAKTTPAYKTPEDMERLWEGIKSNEFNTVATDSACMNEKEHVGDGNIVKMLPSWQEMPTMLPMMISEGYHKGRMSLNQIANYLCYNPAKVFGIYPQKGSFNPGTDADFVIVDINKKQKISGNMSPSYCDFSPYDGWELKGWPILTMVRGKIVMKDGKVISNPGWGRAVNIA, encoded by the coding sequence ATGAGCAGCAAAAGCGAACCAGTAAATCAGGGTAGACGGAATTTTGTCAAAACATCTTTGGCAGGCGCGGCAATCGTCGGTTCCGCGTTAGCCGGAAATGGCCTAAGTGGTGTGCAATCCGCCCACGCAAGCAACAAAAGGACCTTTATCACCAATGGAAAATTGATTGCACCAGACGGAATTATCGATGGCGTGTCTATTGCCGTTGAGAATCAAAAGATCGCTTTTTTGACGACGGAGAAGATTGGTCCCAATGCAGGGGAGATCATCGACGCAAAAGGCAATTACGTCATGCCCGGCATTATTGATGTTCACACGCATGTCGGTGCTTTTCGGCCATTTGAGGACGATCTCAAATCAGAGAGTGCTGCGGCAGCCGCGGGGGGTGTCACAACATTTTACCACTATATATTAGAGGGTTTGGGTTCGCCGACGGGTTCCATGGCATCAAGAATAGACTACTATATCGACGCCGTGAAAAGTCTATCCACTGTCGACATCGGCTTTCATGGTACCTGCATGACGGAAACGCATTTGAAGGATATAAAAACATGTGCTGACCGTGGATTGAAAAATCACAAATTTTTCATGGCTTACAAAGGCGATGAGATGAAAAGGGTGGGCATCGTAGGCATCGATCTTCCCTACCTCTATAGAGGAATGGAGTGCATCAGGGACATCGGCGGTATGACCATGGTGCATGCGGAAAATTATGAGCTGATGAAATTATTCGGCAAGAGATATTCAAAAAATACCTTCTTCGATTTCAATAAAGGGCGGCCTCCCATTACCGAGGCGGTCGATGCCGACACAGCTTGCAGAATGTCGAAAGAAGTTGGGGTTCCCCTTTATATCGTACATGTCGGATGCGGAAAAGTTCTGGATATTGCAAAGAGATTCAGAGACCAGGGGCACGAGGTATATCTGGAAACGGGACCAAGGTATCTGACCATTGACCAGGAAGGAAAAATGTGCAAGAGGCCCTGGCTCGCAAAAACGACACCCGCCTATAAAACGCCGGAAGATATGGAGAGGCTGTGGGAGGGAATAAAGAGCAATGAGTTCAACACGGTAGCGACTGACTCTGCATGCATGAATGAAAAGGAACACGTAGGCGATGGCAATATTGTAAAAATGTTGCCGTCCTGGCAGGAAATGCCGACGATGCTGCCCATGATGATTTCCGAGGGTTATCACAAGGGTCGCATGTCTCTCAATCAAATCGCAAATTATCTGTGTTACAATCCTGCTAAAGTATTTGGAATTTATCCGCAAAAAGGATCCTTTAATCCGGGAACAGACGCAGACTTTGTCATCGTTGATATCAACAAAAAGCAGAAGATTTCCGGGAACATGTCCCCATCATATTGTGATTTTTCCCCTTACGACGGCTGGGAATTGAAGGGTTGGCCCATCCTGACCATGGTTAGGGGCAAAATAGTCATGAAGGACGGCAAGGTGATAAGCAACCCGGGTTGGGGGCGTGCCGTGAACATAGCCTGA
- a CDS encoding helix-turn-helix transcriptional regulator: MANLVRELRKLTGLTQEKFAARLGVTFPTINRWENNRARPSPLAMEKIENLLLSLGKKGKTLHKIYLEKNG, encoded by the coding sequence ATGGCGAATCTGGTCCGTGAGCTGCGGAAACTGACCGGTCTGACTCAGGAAAAATTCGCGGCAAGGCTGGGGGTGACCTTCCCCACGATCAACCGCTGGGAAAACAATCGCGCCAGGCCTTCGCCGCTGGCAATGGAAAAAATCGAGAATTTGTTGCTCAGCCTGGGTAAAAAAGGCAAGACGCTGCACAAAATCTATTTGGAAAAGAATGGGTAG